The Pan troglodytes isolate AG18354 chromosome 7, NHGRI_mPanTro3-v2.0_pri, whole genome shotgun sequence genome has a window encoding:
- the PDP1 gene encoding pyruvate dehyrogenase phosphatase catalytic subunit 1 isoform X1 — translation MPYSLPRAAPSGILHPSKVVRGRRACSRIGGRGRAEGGTSPGAPGIPVRSSSLPLFSDAMPAPTQLFFPLIRNCELSRIYGTACYCHHKHLCCSSSYIPQSQLRYTPHPAYATFCRPKESWWQYTQGRRYASTPQKFYLTPPQVNSILKANEYSFKVPEFDGKNVSSILGFDSNQLPANAPIEDRRSAATCLQTRGMLLGVFDGHAGCACSQAVSERLFYYIAVSLLPHETLLEIENAVESGRALLPILQWHKHPNDYFSKEASKLYFNSLRTYWQELIDLNTGESTDIDVKEALINAFKRLDNDISLEAQVGDPNSFLNYLVLRVAFSGATACVAHVDGVDLHVANTGDSRAMLGVQEEDGSWSAVTLSNDHNAQNERELERLKLEHPKSEAKSVVKQDRLLGLLMPFRAFGDVKFKWSIDLQKRVIESGPDQLNDNEYTKFIPPNYHTPPYLTAEPEVTYHRLRPQDKFLVLATDGLWETMHRQDVVRIVGEYLTGMHHQQPIAVGGYKVTLGQMHGLLTERRTKMSSVFEDQNAATHLIRHAVGNNEFGTVDHERLSKMLSLPEELARMYRDDITIIVVQFNSHVVGAYQNRE, via the exons ATGCCCTACTCCCTGCCAcgagccgccccgtccgggatccTCCACCCGTCCAAAGTTGTGAGGGGGCGCCGGGCGTGCTCGCGGATCGGCGGCCGCGGGCGTGCGGAGGGCGGGACGAGCCCTGGAGCGCCAG GAATCCCAGTCAGAAGTTCCAGCCTGCCACTGTTCTCTGATGCCATGCCAGCACCAACTCAACTGTTTTTTCCTCTCATCCGTAACTGTGAACTGAGCAGGATCTATGGCACTGCATGTTACTGCCACCACAAACATCTCTGTTGTTCCTCATCGTACATTCCTCAGAGTCAACTGAGATACACACCTCATCCAGCATATGCTACCTTTTGCAGGCCAAAGGAGAGCTGGTGGCAGTACACCCAAGGAAGGAGATATGCTTCCACACCACAGAAATTTTACCTCACACCTCCACAAGTCAATAGCATCCTTAAAGCTAATGAATACAGTTTCAAAGTGCCAGAATTTGACGGCAAAAATGTCAGTTCTATCCTTGGATTTGACAGCAATCAGCTGCCTGCAAATGCACCCATTGAGGACCGGAGAAGTGCAGCAACCTGCTTGCAGACCAGAGGGATGCTTTTGGGGGTTTTTGATGGCCATGCAGGTTGTGCTTGTTCCCAGGCAGTCAGTGAAAGACTCTTTTATTATATTGCTGTGTCTTTGTTACCCCATGAGACTTTGCTAGAGATTGAAAATGCAGTGGAGAGCGGCCGGGCACTGCTACCCATTCTCCAGTGGCACAAGCACCCCAATGATTACTTTAGTAAGGAGGCATCCAAATTGTACTTTAACAGCTTGAGGACTTACTGGCAAGAGCTTATAGACCTCAACACTGGTGAGTCAACTGATATTGATGTTAAGGAGGCTCTAATTAATGCCTTCAAGAGGCTTGATAATGACATCTCCTTGGAGGCGCAAGTTGGTGATCCTAATTCTTTTCTCAACTACCTGGTGCTTCGAGTGGCATTTTCTGGAGCCACTGCTTGTGTGGCCCATGTGGATGGTGTTGACCTTCATGTGGCCAATACTGGCGATAGCAGAGCCATGCTGGGTGTGCAGGAAGAGGACGGCTCATGGTCAGCAGTCACGCTGTCTAATGACCACAATGCTCAAAATGAAAGAGAACTAGAACGGCTGAAATTGGAACATCCAAAGAGTGAGGCCAAGAGTGTCGTGAAACAGGATCGGCTGCTTGGCTTGCTGATGCCATTTAGGGCATTTGGAGATGTAAAGTTCAAATGGAGCATTGACCTTCAAAAGAGAGTGATAGAATCTGGCCCAGACCAGTTGAATGACAATGAATATACCAAGTTTATTCCTCCTAATTATCACACACCTCCTTATCTCACTGCTGAGCCAGAGGTAACTTACCACCGATTAAGGCCACAGGATAAGTTTCTGGTGTTGGCTACTGATGGGTTGTGGGAGACTATGCATAGGCAGGATGTGGTTAGGATTGTGGGTGAGTACCTAACTGGCATGCATCACCAACAGCCAATAGCTGTTGGTGGCTACAAGGTGACTCTGGGACAGATGCACGGCCTTTTAACAGAAAGGAGAACCAAAATGTCCTCGGTATTTGAGGATCAGAACGCAGCAACCCATCTCATTCGCCACGCTGTGGGCAACAACGAGTTTGGGACTGTTGATCATGAGCGCCTCTCTAAAATGCTTAGTCTTCCTGAAGAGCTTGCTCGAATGTACAGAGATGACATTACAATCATTGTAGTTCAGTTCAATTCTCATGTTGTAGGGGCGTATCAAAACCGAGAATAG
- the PDP1 gene encoding pyruvate dehyrogenase phosphatase catalytic subunit 1 isoform X2, with product MEGLALGAHPCSRLGPAALGCGSASPAGRMCVCPGPRRIGIPVRSSSLPLFSDAMPAPTQLFFPLIRNCELSRIYGTACYCHHKHLCCSSSYIPQSQLRYTPHPAYATFCRPKESWWQYTQGRRYASTPQKFYLTPPQVNSILKANEYSFKVPEFDGKNVSSILGFDSNQLPANAPIEDRRSAATCLQTRGMLLGVFDGHAGCACSQAVSERLFYYIAVSLLPHETLLEIENAVESGRALLPILQWHKHPNDYFSKEASKLYFNSLRTYWQELIDLNTGESTDIDVKEALINAFKRLDNDISLEAQVGDPNSFLNYLVLRVAFSGATACVAHVDGVDLHVANTGDSRAMLGVQEEDGSWSAVTLSNDHNAQNERELERLKLEHPKSEAKSVVKQDRLLGLLMPFRAFGDVKFKWSIDLQKRVIESGPDQLNDNEYTKFIPPNYHTPPYLTAEPEVTYHRLRPQDKFLVLATDGLWETMHRQDVVRIVGEYLTGMHHQQPIAVGGYKVTLGQMHGLLTERRTKMSSVFEDQNAATHLIRHAVGNNEFGTVDHERLSKMLSLPEELARMYRDDITIIVVQFNSHVVGAYQNRE from the exons ATGGAGGGGCTGGCCCTCGGGGCGCACCCCTGCTCGCGCCTGGGCCCCGCTGCCTTGGGCTGTGGCTCTGCCTCCCCGGCGGG gagaatgtgtgtgtgtcccGGGCCCAGACGAATTG GAATCCCAGTCAGAAGTTCCAGCCTGCCACTGTTCTCTGATGCCATGCCAGCACCAACTCAACTGTTTTTTCCTCTCATCCGTAACTGTGAACTGAGCAGGATCTATGGCACTGCATGTTACTGCCACCACAAACATCTCTGTTGTTCCTCATCGTACATTCCTCAGAGTCAACTGAGATACACACCTCATCCAGCATATGCTACCTTTTGCAGGCCAAAGGAGAGCTGGTGGCAGTACACCCAAGGAAGGAGATATGCTTCCACACCACAGAAATTTTACCTCACACCTCCACAAGTCAATAGCATCCTTAAAGCTAATGAATACAGTTTCAAAGTGCCAGAATTTGACGGCAAAAATGTCAGTTCTATCCTTGGATTTGACAGCAATCAGCTGCCTGCAAATGCACCCATTGAGGACCGGAGAAGTGCAGCAACCTGCTTGCAGACCAGAGGGATGCTTTTGGGGGTTTTTGATGGCCATGCAGGTTGTGCTTGTTCCCAGGCAGTCAGTGAAAGACTCTTTTATTATATTGCTGTGTCTTTGTTACCCCATGAGACTTTGCTAGAGATTGAAAATGCAGTGGAGAGCGGCCGGGCACTGCTACCCATTCTCCAGTGGCACAAGCACCCCAATGATTACTTTAGTAAGGAGGCATCCAAATTGTACTTTAACAGCTTGAGGACTTACTGGCAAGAGCTTATAGACCTCAACACTGGTGAGTCAACTGATATTGATGTTAAGGAGGCTCTAATTAATGCCTTCAAGAGGCTTGATAATGACATCTCCTTGGAGGCGCAAGTTGGTGATCCTAATTCTTTTCTCAACTACCTGGTGCTTCGAGTGGCATTTTCTGGAGCCACTGCTTGTGTGGCCCATGTGGATGGTGTTGACCTTCATGTGGCCAATACTGGCGATAGCAGAGCCATGCTGGGTGTGCAGGAAGAGGACGGCTCATGGTCAGCAGTCACGCTGTCTAATGACCACAATGCTCAAAATGAAAGAGAACTAGAACGGCTGAAATTGGAACATCCAAAGAGTGAGGCCAAGAGTGTCGTGAAACAGGATCGGCTGCTTGGCTTGCTGATGCCATTTAGGGCATTTGGAGATGTAAAGTTCAAATGGAGCATTGACCTTCAAAAGAGAGTGATAGAATCTGGCCCAGACCAGTTGAATGACAATGAATATACCAAGTTTATTCCTCCTAATTATCACACACCTCCTTATCTCACTGCTGAGCCAGAGGTAACTTACCACCGATTAAGGCCACAGGATAAGTTTCTGGTGTTGGCTACTGATGGGTTGTGGGAGACTATGCATAGGCAGGATGTGGTTAGGATTGTGGGTGAGTACCTAACTGGCATGCATCACCAACAGCCAATAGCTGTTGGTGGCTACAAGGTGACTCTGGGACAGATGCACGGCCTTTTAACAGAAAGGAGAACCAAAATGTCCTCGGTATTTGAGGATCAGAACGCAGCAACCCATCTCATTCGCCACGCTGTGGGCAACAACGAGTTTGGGACTGTTGATCATGAGCGCCTCTCTAAAATGCTTAGTCTTCCTGAAGAGCTTGCTCGAATGTACAGAGATGACATTACAATCATTGTAGTTCAGTTCAATTCTCATGTTGTAGGGGCGTATCAAAACCGAGAATAG
- the PDP1 gene encoding pyruvate dehyrogenase phosphatase catalytic subunit 1 isoform X3, with amino-acid sequence MEGLALGAHPCSRLGPAALGCGSASPAGWVGLVGFLVLSTPLSLLHPLPPTSQPIHRAGARPRPSSAPASPPPPPLMSISALLSMGRCCCRCCCPRGLWMLSAPCCDDRRMCVCPGPRRIGIPVRSSSLPLFSDAMPAPTQLFFPLIRNCELSRIYGTACYCHHKHLCCSSSYIPQSQLRYTPHPAYATFCRPKESWWQYTQGRRYASTPQKFYLTPPQVNSILKANEYSFKVPEFDGKNVSSILGFDSNQLPANAPIEDRRSAATCLQTRGMLLGVFDGHAGCACSQAVSERLFYYIAVSLLPHETLLEIENAVESGRALLPILQWHKHPNDYFSKEASKLYFNSLRTYWQELIDLNTGESTDIDVKEALINAFKRLDNDISLEAQVGDPNSFLNYLVLRVAFSGATACVAHVDGVDLHVANTGDSRAMLGVQEEDGSWSAVTLSNDHNAQNERELERLKLEHPKSEAKSVVKQDRLLGLLMPFRAFGDVKFKWSIDLQKRVIESGPDQLNDNEYTKFIPPNYHTPPYLTAEPEVTYHRLRPQDKFLVLATDGLWETMHRQDVVRIVGEYLTGMHHQQPIAVGGYKVTLGQMHGLLTERRTKMSSVFEDQNAATHLIRHAVGNNEFGTVDHERLSKMLSLPEELARMYRDDITIIVVQFNSHVVGAYQNRE; translated from the exons ATGGAGGGGCTGGCCCTCGGGGCGCACCCCTGCTCGCGCCTGGGCCCCGCTGCCTTGGGCTGTGGCTCTGCCTCCCCGGCGGGGTGGGTTGGTTTGGTTGGCTTCCTTGTTCTCTCCACCCCTTTATCCCTCCTCCATCCtcttccccccacctcccagcccatTCACCGGGCTGGAGCGAGACCTCGCCCCTCCTCCGCTCCCGCCTCCCCGCCGCCGCCTCCTCTAATGAGCATCTCTGCCTTGCTTTCAATGGGCCGGTGCTGCTGTCGCTGCTGCTGCCCGCGCGGGTTGTGGATGTTGTCGGCTCCGTGTTGTGATGAcaggagaatgtgtgtgtgtcccGGGCCCAGACGAATTG GAATCCCAGTCAGAAGTTCCAGCCTGCCACTGTTCTCTGATGCCATGCCAGCACCAACTCAACTGTTTTTTCCTCTCATCCGTAACTGTGAACTGAGCAGGATCTATGGCACTGCATGTTACTGCCACCACAAACATCTCTGTTGTTCCTCATCGTACATTCCTCAGAGTCAACTGAGATACACACCTCATCCAGCATATGCTACCTTTTGCAGGCCAAAGGAGAGCTGGTGGCAGTACACCCAAGGAAGGAGATATGCTTCCACACCACAGAAATTTTACCTCACACCTCCACAAGTCAATAGCATCCTTAAAGCTAATGAATACAGTTTCAAAGTGCCAGAATTTGACGGCAAAAATGTCAGTTCTATCCTTGGATTTGACAGCAATCAGCTGCCTGCAAATGCACCCATTGAGGACCGGAGAAGTGCAGCAACCTGCTTGCAGACCAGAGGGATGCTTTTGGGGGTTTTTGATGGCCATGCAGGTTGTGCTTGTTCCCAGGCAGTCAGTGAAAGACTCTTTTATTATATTGCTGTGTCTTTGTTACCCCATGAGACTTTGCTAGAGATTGAAAATGCAGTGGAGAGCGGCCGGGCACTGCTACCCATTCTCCAGTGGCACAAGCACCCCAATGATTACTTTAGTAAGGAGGCATCCAAATTGTACTTTAACAGCTTGAGGACTTACTGGCAAGAGCTTATAGACCTCAACACTGGTGAGTCAACTGATATTGATGTTAAGGAGGCTCTAATTAATGCCTTCAAGAGGCTTGATAATGACATCTCCTTGGAGGCGCAAGTTGGTGATCCTAATTCTTTTCTCAACTACCTGGTGCTTCGAGTGGCATTTTCTGGAGCCACTGCTTGTGTGGCCCATGTGGATGGTGTTGACCTTCATGTGGCCAATACTGGCGATAGCAGAGCCATGCTGGGTGTGCAGGAAGAGGACGGCTCATGGTCAGCAGTCACGCTGTCTAATGACCACAATGCTCAAAATGAAAGAGAACTAGAACGGCTGAAATTGGAACATCCAAAGAGTGAGGCCAAGAGTGTCGTGAAACAGGATCGGCTGCTTGGCTTGCTGATGCCATTTAGGGCATTTGGAGATGTAAAGTTCAAATGGAGCATTGACCTTCAAAAGAGAGTGATAGAATCTGGCCCAGACCAGTTGAATGACAATGAATATACCAAGTTTATTCCTCCTAATTATCACACACCTCCTTATCTCACTGCTGAGCCAGAGGTAACTTACCACCGATTAAGGCCACAGGATAAGTTTCTGGTGTTGGCTACTGATGGGTTGTGGGAGACTATGCATAGGCAGGATGTGGTTAGGATTGTGGGTGAGTACCTAACTGGCATGCATCACCAACAGCCAATAGCTGTTGGTGGCTACAAGGTGACTCTGGGACAGATGCACGGCCTTTTAACAGAAAGGAGAACCAAAATGTCCTCGGTATTTGAGGATCAGAACGCAGCAACCCATCTCATTCGCCACGCTGTGGGCAACAACGAGTTTGGGACTGTTGATCATGAGCGCCTCTCTAAAATGCTTAGTCTTCCTGAAGAGCTTGCTCGAATGTACAGAGATGACATTACAATCATTGTAGTTCAGTTCAATTCTCATGTTGTAGGGGCGTATCAAAACCGAGAATAG
- the PDP1 gene encoding pyruvate dehyrogenase phosphatase catalytic subunit 1 isoform X4, with protein sequence MCVCPGPRRIGIPVRSSSLPLFSDAMPAPTQLFFPLIRNCELSRIYGTACYCHHKHLCCSSSYIPQSQLRYTPHPAYATFCRPKESWWQYTQGRRYASTPQKFYLTPPQVNSILKANEYSFKVPEFDGKNVSSILGFDSNQLPANAPIEDRRSAATCLQTRGMLLGVFDGHAGCACSQAVSERLFYYIAVSLLPHETLLEIENAVESGRALLPILQWHKHPNDYFSKEASKLYFNSLRTYWQELIDLNTGESTDIDVKEALINAFKRLDNDISLEAQVGDPNSFLNYLVLRVAFSGATACVAHVDGVDLHVANTGDSRAMLGVQEEDGSWSAVTLSNDHNAQNERELERLKLEHPKSEAKSVVKQDRLLGLLMPFRAFGDVKFKWSIDLQKRVIESGPDQLNDNEYTKFIPPNYHTPPYLTAEPEVTYHRLRPQDKFLVLATDGLWETMHRQDVVRIVGEYLTGMHHQQPIAVGGYKVTLGQMHGLLTERRTKMSSVFEDQNAATHLIRHAVGNNEFGTVDHERLSKMLSLPEELARMYRDDITIIVVQFNSHVVGAYQNRE encoded by the exons atgtgtgtgtgtcccGGGCCCAGACGAATTG GAATCCCAGTCAGAAGTTCCAGCCTGCCACTGTTCTCTGATGCCATGCCAGCACCAACTCAACTGTTTTTTCCTCTCATCCGTAACTGTGAACTGAGCAGGATCTATGGCACTGCATGTTACTGCCACCACAAACATCTCTGTTGTTCCTCATCGTACATTCCTCAGAGTCAACTGAGATACACACCTCATCCAGCATATGCTACCTTTTGCAGGCCAAAGGAGAGCTGGTGGCAGTACACCCAAGGAAGGAGATATGCTTCCACACCACAGAAATTTTACCTCACACCTCCACAAGTCAATAGCATCCTTAAAGCTAATGAATACAGTTTCAAAGTGCCAGAATTTGACGGCAAAAATGTCAGTTCTATCCTTGGATTTGACAGCAATCAGCTGCCTGCAAATGCACCCATTGAGGACCGGAGAAGTGCAGCAACCTGCTTGCAGACCAGAGGGATGCTTTTGGGGGTTTTTGATGGCCATGCAGGTTGTGCTTGTTCCCAGGCAGTCAGTGAAAGACTCTTTTATTATATTGCTGTGTCTTTGTTACCCCATGAGACTTTGCTAGAGATTGAAAATGCAGTGGAGAGCGGCCGGGCACTGCTACCCATTCTCCAGTGGCACAAGCACCCCAATGATTACTTTAGTAAGGAGGCATCCAAATTGTACTTTAACAGCTTGAGGACTTACTGGCAAGAGCTTATAGACCTCAACACTGGTGAGTCAACTGATATTGATGTTAAGGAGGCTCTAATTAATGCCTTCAAGAGGCTTGATAATGACATCTCCTTGGAGGCGCAAGTTGGTGATCCTAATTCTTTTCTCAACTACCTGGTGCTTCGAGTGGCATTTTCTGGAGCCACTGCTTGTGTGGCCCATGTGGATGGTGTTGACCTTCATGTGGCCAATACTGGCGATAGCAGAGCCATGCTGGGTGTGCAGGAAGAGGACGGCTCATGGTCAGCAGTCACGCTGTCTAATGACCACAATGCTCAAAATGAAAGAGAACTAGAACGGCTGAAATTGGAACATCCAAAGAGTGAGGCCAAGAGTGTCGTGAAACAGGATCGGCTGCTTGGCTTGCTGATGCCATTTAGGGCATTTGGAGATGTAAAGTTCAAATGGAGCATTGACCTTCAAAAGAGAGTGATAGAATCTGGCCCAGACCAGTTGAATGACAATGAATATACCAAGTTTATTCCTCCTAATTATCACACACCTCCTTATCTCACTGCTGAGCCAGAGGTAACTTACCACCGATTAAGGCCACAGGATAAGTTTCTGGTGTTGGCTACTGATGGGTTGTGGGAGACTATGCATAGGCAGGATGTGGTTAGGATTGTGGGTGAGTACCTAACTGGCATGCATCACCAACAGCCAATAGCTGTTGGTGGCTACAAGGTGACTCTGGGACAGATGCACGGCCTTTTAACAGAAAGGAGAACCAAAATGTCCTCGGTATTTGAGGATCAGAACGCAGCAACCCATCTCATTCGCCACGCTGTGGGCAACAACGAGTTTGGGACTGTTGATCATGAGCGCCTCTCTAAAATGCTTAGTCTTCCTGAAGAGCTTGCTCGAATGTACAGAGATGACATTACAATCATTGTAGTTCAGTTCAATTCTCATGTTGTAGGGGCGTATCAAAACCGAGAATAG
- the PDP1 gene encoding pyruvate dehyrogenase phosphatase catalytic subunit 1 isoform X5 produces MFERIPVRSSSLPLFSDAMPAPTQLFFPLIRNCELSRIYGTACYCHHKHLCCSSSYIPQSQLRYTPHPAYATFCRPKESWWQYTQGRRYASTPQKFYLTPPQVNSILKANEYSFKVPEFDGKNVSSILGFDSNQLPANAPIEDRRSAATCLQTRGMLLGVFDGHAGCACSQAVSERLFYYIAVSLLPHETLLEIENAVESGRALLPILQWHKHPNDYFSKEASKLYFNSLRTYWQELIDLNTGESTDIDVKEALINAFKRLDNDISLEAQVGDPNSFLNYLVLRVAFSGATACVAHVDGVDLHVANTGDSRAMLGVQEEDGSWSAVTLSNDHNAQNERELERLKLEHPKSEAKSVVKQDRLLGLLMPFRAFGDVKFKWSIDLQKRVIESGPDQLNDNEYTKFIPPNYHTPPYLTAEPEVTYHRLRPQDKFLVLATDGLWETMHRQDVVRIVGEYLTGMHHQQPIAVGGYKVTLGQMHGLLTERRTKMSSVFEDQNAATHLIRHAVGNNEFGTVDHERLSKMLSLPEELARMYRDDITIIVVQFNSHVVGAYQNRE; encoded by the exons ATGTTTGAAC GAATCCCAGTCAGAAGTTCCAGCCTGCCACTGTTCTCTGATGCCATGCCAGCACCAACTCAACTGTTTTTTCCTCTCATCCGTAACTGTGAACTGAGCAGGATCTATGGCACTGCATGTTACTGCCACCACAAACATCTCTGTTGTTCCTCATCGTACATTCCTCAGAGTCAACTGAGATACACACCTCATCCAGCATATGCTACCTTTTGCAGGCCAAAGGAGAGCTGGTGGCAGTACACCCAAGGAAGGAGATATGCTTCCACACCACAGAAATTTTACCTCACACCTCCACAAGTCAATAGCATCCTTAAAGCTAATGAATACAGTTTCAAAGTGCCAGAATTTGACGGCAAAAATGTCAGTTCTATCCTTGGATTTGACAGCAATCAGCTGCCTGCAAATGCACCCATTGAGGACCGGAGAAGTGCAGCAACCTGCTTGCAGACCAGAGGGATGCTTTTGGGGGTTTTTGATGGCCATGCAGGTTGTGCTTGTTCCCAGGCAGTCAGTGAAAGACTCTTTTATTATATTGCTGTGTCTTTGTTACCCCATGAGACTTTGCTAGAGATTGAAAATGCAGTGGAGAGCGGCCGGGCACTGCTACCCATTCTCCAGTGGCACAAGCACCCCAATGATTACTTTAGTAAGGAGGCATCCAAATTGTACTTTAACAGCTTGAGGACTTACTGGCAAGAGCTTATAGACCTCAACACTGGTGAGTCAACTGATATTGATGTTAAGGAGGCTCTAATTAATGCCTTCAAGAGGCTTGATAATGACATCTCCTTGGAGGCGCAAGTTGGTGATCCTAATTCTTTTCTCAACTACCTGGTGCTTCGAGTGGCATTTTCTGGAGCCACTGCTTGTGTGGCCCATGTGGATGGTGTTGACCTTCATGTGGCCAATACTGGCGATAGCAGAGCCATGCTGGGTGTGCAGGAAGAGGACGGCTCATGGTCAGCAGTCACGCTGTCTAATGACCACAATGCTCAAAATGAAAGAGAACTAGAACGGCTGAAATTGGAACATCCAAAGAGTGAGGCCAAGAGTGTCGTGAAACAGGATCGGCTGCTTGGCTTGCTGATGCCATTTAGGGCATTTGGAGATGTAAAGTTCAAATGGAGCATTGACCTTCAAAAGAGAGTGATAGAATCTGGCCCAGACCAGTTGAATGACAATGAATATACCAAGTTTATTCCTCCTAATTATCACACACCTCCTTATCTCACTGCTGAGCCAGAGGTAACTTACCACCGATTAAGGCCACAGGATAAGTTTCTGGTGTTGGCTACTGATGGGTTGTGGGAGACTATGCATAGGCAGGATGTGGTTAGGATTGTGGGTGAGTACCTAACTGGCATGCATCACCAACAGCCAATAGCTGTTGGTGGCTACAAGGTGACTCTGGGACAGATGCACGGCCTTTTAACAGAAAGGAGAACCAAAATGTCCTCGGTATTTGAGGATCAGAACGCAGCAACCCATCTCATTCGCCACGCTGTGGGCAACAACGAGTTTGGGACTGTTGATCATGAGCGCCTCTCTAAAATGCTTAGTCTTCCTGAAGAGCTTGCTCGAATGTACAGAGATGACATTACAATCATTGTAGTTCAGTTCAATTCTCATGTTGTAGGGGCGTATCAAAACCGAGAATAG
- the PDP1 gene encoding pyruvate dehyrogenase phosphatase catalytic subunit 1 isoform X6, which yields MPAPTQLFFPLIRNCELSRIYGTACYCHHKHLCCSSSYIPQSQLRYTPHPAYATFCRPKESWWQYTQGRRYASTPQKFYLTPPQVNSILKANEYSFKVPEFDGKNVSSILGFDSNQLPANAPIEDRRSAATCLQTRGMLLGVFDGHAGCACSQAVSERLFYYIAVSLLPHETLLEIENAVESGRALLPILQWHKHPNDYFSKEASKLYFNSLRTYWQELIDLNTGESTDIDVKEALINAFKRLDNDISLEAQVGDPNSFLNYLVLRVAFSGATACVAHVDGVDLHVANTGDSRAMLGVQEEDGSWSAVTLSNDHNAQNERELERLKLEHPKSEAKSVVKQDRLLGLLMPFRAFGDVKFKWSIDLQKRVIESGPDQLNDNEYTKFIPPNYHTPPYLTAEPEVTYHRLRPQDKFLVLATDGLWETMHRQDVVRIVGEYLTGMHHQQPIAVGGYKVTLGQMHGLLTERRTKMSSVFEDQNAATHLIRHAVGNNEFGTVDHERLSKMLSLPEELARMYRDDITIIVVQFNSHVVGAYQNRE from the coding sequence ATGCCAGCACCAACTCAACTGTTTTTTCCTCTCATCCGTAACTGTGAACTGAGCAGGATCTATGGCACTGCATGTTACTGCCACCACAAACATCTCTGTTGTTCCTCATCGTACATTCCTCAGAGTCAACTGAGATACACACCTCATCCAGCATATGCTACCTTTTGCAGGCCAAAGGAGAGCTGGTGGCAGTACACCCAAGGAAGGAGATATGCTTCCACACCACAGAAATTTTACCTCACACCTCCACAAGTCAATAGCATCCTTAAAGCTAATGAATACAGTTTCAAAGTGCCAGAATTTGACGGCAAAAATGTCAGTTCTATCCTTGGATTTGACAGCAATCAGCTGCCTGCAAATGCACCCATTGAGGACCGGAGAAGTGCAGCAACCTGCTTGCAGACCAGAGGGATGCTTTTGGGGGTTTTTGATGGCCATGCAGGTTGTGCTTGTTCCCAGGCAGTCAGTGAAAGACTCTTTTATTATATTGCTGTGTCTTTGTTACCCCATGAGACTTTGCTAGAGATTGAAAATGCAGTGGAGAGCGGCCGGGCACTGCTACCCATTCTCCAGTGGCACAAGCACCCCAATGATTACTTTAGTAAGGAGGCATCCAAATTGTACTTTAACAGCTTGAGGACTTACTGGCAAGAGCTTATAGACCTCAACACTGGTGAGTCAACTGATATTGATGTTAAGGAGGCTCTAATTAATGCCTTCAAGAGGCTTGATAATGACATCTCCTTGGAGGCGCAAGTTGGTGATCCTAATTCTTTTCTCAACTACCTGGTGCTTCGAGTGGCATTTTCTGGAGCCACTGCTTGTGTGGCCCATGTGGATGGTGTTGACCTTCATGTGGCCAATACTGGCGATAGCAGAGCCATGCTGGGTGTGCAGGAAGAGGACGGCTCATGGTCAGCAGTCACGCTGTCTAATGACCACAATGCTCAAAATGAAAGAGAACTAGAACGGCTGAAATTGGAACATCCAAAGAGTGAGGCCAAGAGTGTCGTGAAACAGGATCGGCTGCTTGGCTTGCTGATGCCATTTAGGGCATTTGGAGATGTAAAGTTCAAATGGAGCATTGACCTTCAAAAGAGAGTGATAGAATCTGGCCCAGACCAGTTGAATGACAATGAATATACCAAGTTTATTCCTCCTAATTATCACACACCTCCTTATCTCACTGCTGAGCCAGAGGTAACTTACCACCGATTAAGGCCACAGGATAAGTTTCTGGTGTTGGCTACTGATGGGTTGTGGGAGACTATGCATAGGCAGGATGTGGTTAGGATTGTGGGTGAGTACCTAACTGGCATGCATCACCAACAGCCAATAGCTGTTGGTGGCTACAAGGTGACTCTGGGACAGATGCACGGCCTTTTAACAGAAAGGAGAACCAAAATGTCCTCGGTATTTGAGGATCAGAACGCAGCAACCCATCTCATTCGCCACGCTGTGGGCAACAACGAGTTTGGGACTGTTGATCATGAGCGCCTCTCTAAAATGCTTAGTCTTCCTGAAGAGCTTGCTCGAATGTACAGAGATGACATTACAATCATTGTAGTTCAGTTCAATTCTCATGTTGTAGGGGCGTATCAAAACCGAGAATAG